Within the Deltaproteobacteria bacterium genome, the region TTTAGAGTAACGAACATGGTATAGGAGGAATTAAAATGCGAGAGAAATCTCTTCTTTCTCCGATACATCCCCCAGATGAGGCTGCGATGCTCCCTTTCAAGGTCAATAAAGCGGGGAAAGGTGCTCTGCAGGTTCATGGCCTCTGGATCTCCGGCGTGGATGCCTGCAACCAGGGGTTCAGCGATCCGCTCCATGGCCTCCCTTCCCAGCCGGCGGCGGACAAAGGCGGCCAGGCTTTCTTCCTCATCCGTTCTTTTCCGAGGGAGGATCAGATCCAGGCCCATGCGCAGCTTACCTGGTAGACTGAAGAGAGGACTCTTTACAAAGGGCCAAAGACTGGTGGGGACCAGCAACATGAAGCCCTCGGGCAGCTCATGTAGTCTTCCTTGCCAGAGGATGAAGGTCCGGCTGGCCTCCTGGTTGGTGCCGACCAGCTCCCCCTCCAGGCCTAATTCTCGACATAGTTGCAGGGCCCATGGTTTTTCCGAGAGGAAGCAGTCAGGTCCTCCCTCCATGAGGAAACCTTCTGCTCTCTCGGTAAGGATGGAGCCACCCAGCCGCCCCTCTTTTTCGAGGAGGATAATTTCCAACGGCCTCCCCCCTTGGCGGGAGAGCTTGTAAAGATAATAGGCCGTGCTGAGGCCGGCGATGCCGGCACCGATGATAGCGACCCGCTTCATCCCCTTTCCAGTGCCCCTTTCACCAGATGTGCGAGGGTCTCGATCAACTCCGGCGAGTCGTTCAGGCAGGGGACCCTGATAATCTCTAAACCCCGTTCATTCGCCCATGCTTTCAGGTAGATGTCCAGATCGTAGAGGGTCTCCAGGTGGTCGCAGATAAATCCCACGGGGACGATCAAGGCCTTCTTATATCCCTTTTGGGAGAGTTCTTCCAGGATGGTTTCCGGCTCAGGTCCCAACCATTCCCCTCCTCTTGCCCGGCTCTGAAAGGCCAGCTGCCAACGCAGGGGGCCGGTGGTCTCGATAATCCCTTTTATCGTTTCCTCTAATTGTCCTACATAGGGTGTGCAGGAAGCGGCATCCAGGGGTAGGCTGTGGGCGGTGAAGATTACGGGTACCTCTTTTCCCCTCTCGGATATCTCCTTTAAGGTCTTGTCAATCCTCTTGGCCCAGGCCGCGCAAAGGCAGGGGTGGGCATACCAGTCATCGACCTGAATAAAATTCATCCTTTCCTTCCAAAGGGCGACAACCTTCTTCACCTCTTCATAATAACCCTCTGAGGTGAAGGGGGAACAATAGGGGGAGAGGCTCAAGAGGATGATCCGAGAGGCCTTTTCTTTGTTGATCTCCTCCAGGGTCTCAGCGATCAGTGGGTGCCCGTAGCGCATCCCCACGTAGACGCGCAGGGGTTGCCCCCCTTTTTTTAATCTCTCTTTCAAGGTCCTGGCTTGGCGAAGGGTCATCTCGGGCAGGGGTGAGGCATTGCCAATGGATCGGTAGCGTCTTTTAAGCCCTTCGATTTGTGCCGGCGAAGGTCTCTTCCCCAAGAGCCTCTCCAAAAACCACCCCACTTCATCCAATGAGCGGGGACCACCAAAGGCCAGCAGCAAGACTGCTGTGCGGGAAAGGGCGCCCTCTTCTTTCATCTATCTCCTGCTGAGGCGGTGTACCGCCTCCACCATGGCTATCACATTCTTCTGCGGTGTCTGGGGTAAGACCCCATGCCCCAGGTTGAAGATGTGTCCAGGCCTTTCTCCGGCCGCATCCAAGATCTCCTTTACGCATATCTCGATCCTCTCCGAAGGACCAAGAAGGGCCGCTGGATCCAAGTTTCCCTGTATCCCCACCTTGTAGCCCAGTCTCCTCCAGGCCTCGTCTAGGTCGATGCGCCAGTCGATGCCGATGACATCTCCTCCAGCCTCCTTCACCAACTCGAGAATGCCCGATGCCCCGGTGGCGAAGTGGATGGTTGGGACCTCAGGGGTCAATCCCTGAAAGACCCTTCGGTTGTGGGGGAGGACGAACTCCTCATAGTCCCTGGGGGATAGGGCTCCAGCCCAGCTATCGAAGAGCTGCACCGCCTGTACCCCTGCATGGGCCTGGGCGTTGAGGTAGGAGATGACCACCTCGCTGAGCTTTCCCATCAGGAGGTGCCAGCAAGGAGGGTCCTGATACATCATGGACTTGGTCCGGACGAAGTCCCGGGTGCCTCCTCCCTCTATGATGTAGCTAGCTAGGGTGAAGGGGCCCCCGGAGAAACCGATCAAGGGGATTTCCCCTTTGAGCTCTTGGCAGACCATTCTTATCGCCTCTACAACAAAGAGGAGTTCCTCCTCGGCCTCGATGACCCTGAGTCCCTCCACCTCAGGGCGACTGCGGGGGGGGTTATGGATCACTGGCCCCTCTCCTCTGGTGAATTCAAGATCGATCCCCATCGGCTCCAAAGGCAGGAGGATATCGGCGAAGATGATGGCGGCATCCACCTTTAGTTGCTCTACAGGTAGGAGGGTTACCTGAGCTGCCAGCTCGGGTGTCTTGCACAGGGTGAGAAAGGGGAAACGCCGTCGCAGAGACCGGTATTCCTTCAGGAAACGGCCTGCCTGGCGC harbors:
- the hemH gene encoding ferrochelatase; the encoded protein is MKEEGALSRTAVLLLAFGGPRSLDEVGWFLERLLGKRPSPAQIEGLKRRYRSIGNASPLPEMTLRQARTLKERLKKGGQPLRVYVGMRYGHPLIAETLEEINKEKASRIILLSLSPYCSPFTSEGYYEEVKKVVALWKERMNFIQVDDWYAHPCLCAAWAKRIDKTLKEISERGKEVPVIFTAHSLPLDAASCTPYVGQLEETIKGIIETTGPLRWQLAFQSRARGGEWLGPEPETILEELSQKGYKKALIVPVGFICDHLETLYDLDIYLKAWANERGLEIIRVPCLNDSPELIETLAHLVKGALERG
- the hemE gene encoding uroporphyrinogen decarboxylase, whose product is MKDTSVFLRACRREQTEYTPVWLMRQAGRFLKEYRSLRRRFPFLTLCKTPELAAQVTLLPVEQLKVDAAIIFADILLPLEPMGIDLEFTRGEGPVIHNPPRSRPEVEGLRVIEAEEELLFVVEAIRMVCQELKGEIPLIGFSGGPFTLASYIIEGGGTRDFVRTKSMMYQDPPCWHLLMGKLSEVVISYLNAQAHAGVQAVQLFDSWAGALSPRDYEEFVLPHNRRVFQGLTPEVPTIHFATGASGILELVKEAGGDVIGIDWRIDLDEAWRRLGYKVGIQGNLDPAALLGPSERIEICVKEILDAAGERPGHIFNLGHGVLPQTPQKNVIAMVEAVHRLSRR